A section of the Xiphias gladius isolate SHS-SW01 ecotype Sanya breed wild chromosome 8, ASM1685928v1, whole genome shotgun sequence genome encodes:
- the siah1 gene encoding E3 ubiquitin-protein ligase Siah1 isoform X3 — MSRQTATALPTGTSKCPPSQRVPTLSGTTASNSDLASLFECPVCFDYVLPPILQCQSGHLVCSNCRPKLTCCPTCRGPLGSIRNLAMEKVANSVLFPCKYASSGCEVTLPHTDKTEHEELCEFRPYSCPCPGASCKWQGSLDAVMPHLMHQHKSITTLQGEDIVFLATDINLPGAVDWVMMQSCFGFHFMLVLEKQEKYDGHQQFFAIVQLIGTRKQAENFAYRLELNGHRRRLTWEATPRSIHEGIATAIMNSDCLVFDTSIAQLFAENGNLGINVTISMC; from the exons ATGAGTCGCCAGACTGCCACCGCGCTGCCCACAGGAACCTCCAAATGCCCCCCCTCCCAACGCGTGCCCACCCTGTCAGGCACCACAGCCTCCAACAGTGACCTGGCCAGCCTGTTTGAGTGCCCTGTCTGCTTCGACTATGTCCTACCCCCAATCCTGCAGTGTCAGTCCGGACACCTG GTATGCTCCAACTGCCGGCCCAAGCTCACCTGCTGCCCCACCTGCCGAGGCCCTCTGGGCTCCATCAGGAACCTGGCCATGGAGAAGGTGGCCAACTCTGTCCTCTTCCCCTGCAAGTACGCCTCTTCGGGCTGCGAAGTCACCCTGCCTCACACCGACAAGACGGAGCATGAAGAGCTGTGCGAGTTTCGGCCGTACTCCTGCCCCTGCCCTGGTGCCTCCTGCAAGTGGCAGGGCTCCTTGGACGCTGTCATGCCTCACCTGATGCACCAGCATAAGTCCATTACCACATTGCAG ggGGAAGACATTGTGTTCCTGGCCACGGACATCAACCTGCCTGGCGCAGTGGACTGGGTAATGATGCAGTCCTGCTTCGGCTTCCACTTCATGCTGGTGCTGGAGAAGCAGGAGAAGTACGACGGCCACCAGCAGTTCTTTGCCATTGTGCAGCTCATCGGTACTCGCAAGCAGGCCGAGAACTTCGCCTACCGGCTGGAGCTCAACGGGCACCGGCGCCGCCTGACCTGGGAGGCCACGCCACGCTCAATCCACGAGGGCATCGCCACCGCCATCATGAACAGCGACTGCCTGGTGTTCGACACGTCCATCGCACAGCTTTTTGCCGAAAACGGCAACCTCGGCATCAACGTCACCATCTCCATGTGCTAA
- the siah1 gene encoding E3 ubiquitin-protein ligase Siah1 isoform X2 produces MDEEMSRQTATALPTGTSKCPPSQRVPTLSGTTASNSDLASLFECPVCFDYVLPPILQCQSGHLVCSNCRPKLTCCPTCRGPLGSIRNLAMEKVANSVLFPCKYASSGCEVTLPHTDKTEHEELCEFRPYSCPCPGASCKWQGSLDAVMPHLMHQHKSITTLQGEDIVFLATDINLPGAVDWVMMQSCFGFHFMLVLEKQEKYDGHQQFFAIVQLIGTRKQAENFAYRLELNGHRRRLTWEATPRSIHEGIATAIMNSDCLVFDTSIAQLFAENGNLGINVTISMC; encoded by the exons ATGGACGAAG AAATGAGTCGCCAGACTGCCACCGCGCTGCCCACAGGAACCTCCAAATGCCCCCCCTCCCAACGCGTGCCCACCCTGTCAGGCACCACAGCCTCCAACAGTGACCTGGCCAGCCTGTTTGAGTGCCCTGTCTGCTTCGACTATGTCCTACCCCCAATCCTGCAGTGTCAGTCCGGACACCTG GTATGCTCCAACTGCCGGCCCAAGCTCACCTGCTGCCCCACCTGCCGAGGCCCTCTGGGCTCCATCAGGAACCTGGCCATGGAGAAGGTGGCCAACTCTGTCCTCTTCCCCTGCAAGTACGCCTCTTCGGGCTGCGAAGTCACCCTGCCTCACACCGACAAGACGGAGCATGAAGAGCTGTGCGAGTTTCGGCCGTACTCCTGCCCCTGCCCTGGTGCCTCCTGCAAGTGGCAGGGCTCCTTGGACGCTGTCATGCCTCACCTGATGCACCAGCATAAGTCCATTACCACATTGCAG ggGGAAGACATTGTGTTCCTGGCCACGGACATCAACCTGCCTGGCGCAGTGGACTGGGTAATGATGCAGTCCTGCTTCGGCTTCCACTTCATGCTGGTGCTGGAGAAGCAGGAGAAGTACGACGGCCACCAGCAGTTCTTTGCCATTGTGCAGCTCATCGGTACTCGCAAGCAGGCCGAGAACTTCGCCTACCGGCTGGAGCTCAACGGGCACCGGCGCCGCCTGACCTGGGAGGCCACGCCACGCTCAATCCACGAGGGCATCGCCACCGCCATCATGAACAGCGACTGCCTGGTGTTCGACACGTCCATCGCACAGCTTTTTGCCGAAAACGGCAACCTCGGCATCAACGTCACCATCTCCATGTGCTAA
- the siah1 gene encoding E3 ubiquitin-protein ligase Siah1 isoform X1 has product MSFYKNFISVKQCNRFCLKLYHNTSLLLPEMSRQTATALPTGTSKCPPSQRVPTLSGTTASNSDLASLFECPVCFDYVLPPILQCQSGHLVCSNCRPKLTCCPTCRGPLGSIRNLAMEKVANSVLFPCKYASSGCEVTLPHTDKTEHEELCEFRPYSCPCPGASCKWQGSLDAVMPHLMHQHKSITTLQGEDIVFLATDINLPGAVDWVMMQSCFGFHFMLVLEKQEKYDGHQQFFAIVQLIGTRKQAENFAYRLELNGHRRRLTWEATPRSIHEGIATAIMNSDCLVFDTSIAQLFAENGNLGINVTISMC; this is encoded by the exons ATGTCCTTTTACAAAAACTTTATATCTGTGAAACAGTGCAATAGGTTCTGCTTAAAACTTTATCACAATACCTCCCTCTTGTTACCAGAAATGAGTCGCCAGACTGCCACCGCGCTGCCCACAGGAACCTCCAAATGCCCCCCCTCCCAACGCGTGCCCACCCTGTCAGGCACCACAGCCTCCAACAGTGACCTGGCCAGCCTGTTTGAGTGCCCTGTCTGCTTCGACTATGTCCTACCCCCAATCCTGCAGTGTCAGTCCGGACACCTG GTATGCTCCAACTGCCGGCCCAAGCTCACCTGCTGCCCCACCTGCCGAGGCCCTCTGGGCTCCATCAGGAACCTGGCCATGGAGAAGGTGGCCAACTCTGTCCTCTTCCCCTGCAAGTACGCCTCTTCGGGCTGCGAAGTCACCCTGCCTCACACCGACAAGACGGAGCATGAAGAGCTGTGCGAGTTTCGGCCGTACTCCTGCCCCTGCCCTGGTGCCTCCTGCAAGTGGCAGGGCTCCTTGGACGCTGTCATGCCTCACCTGATGCACCAGCATAAGTCCATTACCACATTGCAG ggGGAAGACATTGTGTTCCTGGCCACGGACATCAACCTGCCTGGCGCAGTGGACTGGGTAATGATGCAGTCCTGCTTCGGCTTCCACTTCATGCTGGTGCTGGAGAAGCAGGAGAAGTACGACGGCCACCAGCAGTTCTTTGCCATTGTGCAGCTCATCGGTACTCGCAAGCAGGCCGAGAACTTCGCCTACCGGCTGGAGCTCAACGGGCACCGGCGCCGCCTGACCTGGGAGGCCACGCCACGCTCAATCCACGAGGGCATCGCCACCGCCATCATGAACAGCGACTGCCTGGTGTTCGACACGTCCATCGCACAGCTTTTTGCCGAAAACGGCAACCTCGGCATCAACGTCACCATCTCCATGTGCTAA